TTCTCTAAAAGTAAAATCACTTGCATTCTTTTGAGGTGGTAGAGGTGGTTTAAACtcaaattgttaaaaatttgttaaagtATGCAAAAATGAACACCGAACTGGATATGCAGAATTTCGAACATATTAAGTTTCTAGAGAATCAGATTAGTGAGGATCATTTTcgttggaaaaaaaattcgaaaCATCTATACAACTTACTAATAACCCGTACTTTAACATGGCCCTCTTTAAGTATCCAATGGCTCTCAGCAATGGAATCGATCACTGAAAAAGcggttttaaaaaaccgTCTTCTCCTAGGGACTCATGCCGCTGAAGGGATGCCAAATTTCTTGCAGCTTGCAGATTTAGATTTACCTGATTTCAATCAAACTATATTGGATCCAGTAAAACACTACAATGAAGATACTGGTGAGCTAGGAGGCTATAGTATGCAACATTCTTGCAAGTTCCAAATCTCGCAACGAATTCTTCATAATGGCGATGTAAATCGTGTTCGACACATGCCTCAAAACCCAAACATCATAGCTACTATGAGCTCTTGTGGAAATGCATATATATTTGATCGGACAAAATATACTTCAATGCCCGCTGAAGAATTTTTACCAAATATCTCTTTGATTGGgcacaaaaaagaagggtTTGGACTATCTTGGAATCGTCAGCAAAATTGCCGACTTGTAACAGCTGCTAATGATTCGAAAATTTTAGAATGGGAtctaaataattttagCCGTGATACGAGGTGCTTAACTCCCGTAAAGGATTTTCATTATGATGATTCTCCGGTTAATGATGTTGAATATCATCCGCACCACACCAACTTATATATTGCTGTAAATGATAATGGAATTGCCTTTATTTGTGATAACCGACTTCAACAAACATGTTCGAAAACAGTTAAAGCTTCAAATCCCCTTTTTAGCGTCAGACATAATCCTTCAATTGCGACTTTGTTTGCTTTGGGGTCTGAGCAAGATTTACAGCTTTGGGACCTTCGGAACTTAAATAAATCGGTTTTTAACACTTCTGAAGACTTATCAGATAATAGATTAAAAGTGCCTTCTAGACTAACTCTAGGAGGCACCAGTTTGTCATGGAGCTGGAGACACTCTGGTCGGATTGTTAGTGCCTGCCAAGAGTATTGCTATGTGTGGAATTTTAACAAAGCTAATCCTTTGGAGTTTGTGCATGCAGGTCATAAAGGTACGGTGAATGAAGTGGACTTTGATCCGTTTGAGGCACAATGTATTGCTTCGGTTGCTGATGACAATGAATTACACATTTGGAAGCCCAATGTTAttgttaattaataaatacttaCATCCATCACACGAGGTAATACAAAGTTTTAAGTTATACagcaattaattaattGCAATTTTGATGGGTATGTTGCAGGGCTATATTGTATTCattcatcttcaaatttgCTCAACGTGTACATTAAAATTACCTAATGACATAGAGATATTTCATTACTAATGAAAAGATAATTTTTCACTCACTAATCGTCCGTTCGGTAATCAAGGATTTCCTACTTATGTTCTTCAATGTATTTCCTATAAAGTAGTATTAGTAAATATATTCCAAACACTCGCTATAGAGCAATAGCTTTACTTACAAAAtgaattcttcttcttctttgctTTTGGCATTCAAAGGAGGAACATCCTTTGCGCTAAGTGgcttatttcttttaaacaatttacTATAGATCACAGGACCAACAAATACTGAACCGAGAACAGCTAAACTCAACTATGTTCATTGTTAGGTGTAcggaatttgaaaaatacaTACTTGATGAGCTTGGAATTGACGACCTGCAATTGTATAAACCGACATAATGCTTATATTTAATAGTGAATGATTGAATCAAGAGAAGGGAGGTAAAGGTTTAACACGGTTAGCAGCGAATATGAAGCCGACTGTAAACTTAGCAATCAATATATTCGTTAAATTAGCTTAACGAAAAATAAGGAATACAGTTATCACTTCAAGTACATATAAAATTGCAATAGAATCAACTACATGAAATTAGGAAGTTAGCTAGCTTTTGCCTTTTATATGAACTACTTCAAATTAGCAgataaatagtaaaaaatgtgATTATAGACATTTTGTTTGCATTTAGTACGTTTGCTAAACGTAGAGAATGTACAGGTGTTTCAcagcaaatttttaattaactgactattctttttaaatatctaaatttttcaatcatTCATCTTGCTGCGACATTGCTATACGCTTTCAAACCATATTGTTTAGTTTACAGTACCCAATGTGTATTTATTGCGAAAAGCATCGCTATAACAGCATATTCTTGGGACGCACTTCAGTAAACTGTGTTGTAGTTCGCTACTCCTCAGTATA
This portion of the Schizosaccharomyces pombe strain 972h- genome assembly, chromosome: I genome encodes:
- the pcf3 gene encoding CAF assembly factor complex subunit B Pcf3, which produces MNTELDMQNFEHIKFLENQISEDHFRWKKNSKHLYNLLITRTLTWPSLSIQWLSAMESITEKAVLKNRLLLGTHAAEGMPNFLQLADLDLPDFNQTILDPVKHYNEDTGELGGYSMQHSCKFQISQRILHNGDVNRVRHMPQNPNIIATMSSCGNAYIFDRTKYTSMPAEEFLPNISLIGHKKEGFGLSWNRQQNCRLVTAANDSKILEWDLNNFSRDTRCLTPVKDFHYDDSPVNDVEYHPHHTNLYIAVNDNGIAFICDNRLQQTCSKTVKASNPLFSVRHNPSIATLFALGSEQDLQLWDLRNLNKSVFNTSEDLSDNRLKVPSRLTLGGTSLSWSWRHSGRIVSACQEYCYVWNFNKANPLEFVHAGHKGTVNEVDFDPFEAQCIASVADDNELHIWKPNVIVN
- the atp19 gene encoding F0-ATPase subunit K, translated to MSVYTIAGRQFQAHQLSLAVLGSVFVGPVIYSKLFKRNKPLSAKDVPPLNAKSKEEEEFILKYIEEHK